ACACATGTTTCTCTTCTAAAAAATAGAGCTTTCTATTACTACCTATGGAAAATCCAAGCTGGTGAAAATCTTACTTAAGTTATATGAAAAAGGTGAAAGAACTAACTACTCTTTTAAAAGTGTCTTGCATTTTTGACCAGCGTTGTTCATTAGTACTAGCAGCAAGTGTATATAAATAACCTCTATCCACGACGACAGTAGCGATTTCGTGCCTACTCTTTTCTTCTAAATCAATAGAGTATTCAAGATCATAGAATTTGCGTTCATCAACTTCCCTCTCTGAAGCATCAATTAATTGAATAGGGTTATTCCTATTCTTTTCACCAAAAAGTCTTTCCCCTACAGCATCCGCCCCACCCAAAGCATCTAAATCCACTTCATTTTCCAATTTAGAAATTACAAGACTGAGAGTTTCATCGGAGTTGATCAAGTCATGAAAAACAACCTCTGGCCCATTATCGACAGCCACTCTCGTCCACCCTGTTGGAAAAAGAAAACCATATCGCCCATCTTGACTTTTAAAAGGTTCCAACCCAGCCGCCCCCCCTGTAGAGCAAGCTCCGAGCGTCAAGATCAACGCTATAGCTAAAAGGGATTTAAGAGATGTTCGAAAAAATTTGATCATTTTGGAGACTCAAGCATCACTATTTTGATACATTTCTAATTTAACTGACGGAAATCTTCTTTAAATTACTGCAACCCAGATAAAAGTCTGACTACATTCAAGTTAATTGCTTCTGAACTCTGAGCGGCTTCACTAAACCATTATCTAAATTAATTGATCAGTTTGAGCAATTACCTGGTATCGGCCCCAGAACTGCTCAAAGATTAGCTCTTCATATTTTACGTCAGCCAGAAGACAAAATAAGATTGTTTTCAGAAGCTCTAGTTAATGCGAAAAGTCAAGTAGGTCAATGCAAGAAGTGTTTTCATTTAACTGCAGGAGAACTATGCGAAATTTGTTTAAACAAAGAAAGAAATCAAGATCTCATTTGCGTTGTTTCCGAGTCAAGAGATTTACTTGCACTTGAGCGAACTCGCGAGTACAAAGGGATTTATCATGTTATTGGTGGACTGATTTCTCCTATGGATGGCATTGCACCAGAGATGCTTGAAATATCAAGTCTTATCAGAAGAGTGGATAAAGAAAATATAAAAGAAGTCATACTTGCCTTAACTCCAAGTATTGAAGGGGATACTACGAGTCTTTATGTTGGCAGATTATTAAAACCTTTCACGAAAGTCACTCGTATTGCTTATGGACTTCCCGTTGGAAGTGAGTTGGAATATGCCGATGAGGTAACACTTTCGCGTGCTTTAGAAGGACGTAGAGATTTAGATTAATCATCAAACCAAAATGACCACAACCACAAGAAAAACAACAAAATATAGTAGATTCCTTCCAGAAGAACGTTTGCCTAATTGGATCAAACCATCCATAGGGAACGCATCTCAACTAGAAAAAGTTCAAAAGCTAGTAAAGGAAAATAGATTACATACAATTTGTGAGGAAGGTAGATGTCCAAACAGAGGTGAATGTTACGCCGCTGGTACGGCTACTTTTTTATTAGGTGGCTCAATCTGTACAAGGAGCTGTGCATTCTGCCAAGTAGAGAAAGGAAAGTCACCCGAGAAAGTAAATCTTTTTGAAGCAGAAAAAGTTGCAAAGGCTGTTCAAGTCTTATCACTCAAGTATGTGGTACTAACCGCAGTCGCAAGAGATGATTTAGCTGATCACGGCGCAAGTCTATTCACGACAACAATGGAAGCAATTAGATCATTGAATCCTAGTGTCGCGATAGAGGTACTAACACCAGATTTCTGGGGTGGAAACAACAAGGACAATAACAAAAAACAAAGAGAGCGACTTAAGCTAGTTCTCTCGGCTGATCCTATTTGCTTCAACCATAATCTCGAGACTGTCAAGAGACTTCAAAGAGAAGTCAGGAGAGGAGCTACTTACGAACATTCTCTAAACCTTCTTAAATCTGCAAGGGAAATTGATCCAAAGATTCCTACAAAATCAGGAATAATGCTTGGACTAGGAGAAAAATTTCATGAAATAATTCAAACTCTTAAAGACCTAAGAGAAGTCGACTGCCAATATATAACTATCGGTCAATATTTACGACCTTCACTTGCTCATATTCCAGTTTCTCATTACTGGTCTCCTACAAAATTCAATGATTTTGCAGAAATAGCAAAGAGATTAGGTTTTAAAAAAGTAAACAGCGGTCCATTAGTAAGAAGCAGTTACCATGCGAATGACACCTTAGATTTAGTCTCCTAAAAAAATTTAATTATTCCGACCAACTCCGATAACTTTTTTCAAGGACAGTCTCACAATCACCTACCATAAATGCACCTGCACCTCCCCATACAAGTCTCAAAGGCAGGTCCAAGGGAGAAGATCCAACTGTACGCACACTATTAAATCCACGCCTACGAAAATAACGTTGCAAAATTTCATGTTGATTGTTCTCATCATAAATAGCCAATAATCTCGCACTTCGACATGGAGTCTCTTCTAAAGTCCAAGCCATAGTTGCAGCCCAAATCAAATCACCTACTTTAGAATTGGCGTTCTTGCCAACCTTCATGGTATCAAGTTGAAGTCCTTTAGTATTTTGATACGCCCATCCTTTCATTTCACCCCATAATTGAATTTTATCATTACTAGTTAATTCACCAACAACCAGTCTAAAAGACCAAATATTGAGAGGTCTCCTAACTTGTATTCGTAGCAACAAACCTCTATCAGATGCTTCTTTTTCTAATAGAGTTAAATTAGTTGTGGTCATGAGACTGGCCATATAGAATTTTCAGGTAGACGTTCCATTATTTCATCAATTTGACGCTGTCTTTCTGCAAATCTTCCTCTATCACTATCTGTAAATTTATTCACACAAGCCTCACATTGTAAGCCTTTAATATAGGTTGGCTTTTTTAAATCCTCAGGGGAGATAGGCAGTCCACAAGCATGACACATCGTGTGTGAACCTGGTGAGAGGTCATGATCTAAAGAGACACGTTGATCAAAAACAAAGCACTCACCTTCCCATAAACTCTTCTCAGGAGAAACATCTTCTAGATATTTCAGAATTCCACCTTCAAGATGATGTACATCGGAAAAGCCTTCATCTATCAAATAAGAAGTAGCTTTTTCGCATCTTATGCCTCCCGTACAATACATCCCTATTTTCAAAGATGGATTCTCCTTGAATAAGGGTTTTAAATGCTTTTGAACCCATGCAGGAAATTCACGAAATGAGCTTGTGTGTGGATTTAGAGCTCCCGCAAAATTTCCAATTTTTATTTCATACTCATTACGAGTATCAATAACTACACTATCAGGATCTTCTAGGAACTCATTCCATTCACAGCTTTTTATATATTTACCTACAGATTTAGCAGGATTAACTTGTTTTAGCCCAATCGTGACAATTTCTTTTTTCTGACGAGCTTTAAAGCGTCTAAATGCCTGCTTTTCGGTCCAACTATATTTGACATTAATATTCGATACCTTTAAAAGTTTCTCCAAGATTTCAATGAATTGAACTATCGCATTTTCAGTTCCACAAACCGTACCGTTAACACCTTCAGAAGCTAATAAAATAGTGCCTTTTATTTCCTGATTCGTTGCTATCTTCGTTAGTTCTTCTTTGATTAAAAGAATTTCTTGATCAAAAATCGTTATAAACTTGTAAAACGCAGCAACTTTATATTTGAATTTCTTGAGGCTATCCTCTGTTTTCATAACTACTTATTCTTGTGAGAAATTGGCAGCAATTCCAGCATCCGCTAAAAGTTTACGGTCTGCCTCCACCTCCGGATTACTTGTTGTCAAAAGTGTATCTCCGTAAAATATAGAATCAGCGCCAGATTGTAGACATAGTATCTGAGCTTCCCTACCTAATTGTTGTCTTCCTGCGCTAAGTCTTATTCGACTTCTAGGCATAATGATCCTTGCTGTTGCGACCATACGAACCATCTCTAATGGGTCAATAGAAGACAAATCCTCCATGGGTGTCCCCTCCACTGCAACCAACGCATTAATAGGTACACTCTCAGGATGTGGATCTAAATTTGCTAAAACTTTGAGTAAAGATGCTCTATCGGAAACAGATTCGCCCATGCCAATAATGCCACCACAGCACACTGTAATTCCAGCCATACGTACTCTTCTCAATGTTTCAAGTCGATCTTGATATGTTCTTGTTGAAATAATATTGGAATAATGTTCAGGACTAGTATCTAAATTGTGGTTATAGGCTGTTAAACCTGCTTCTGCCAATCTAGAGGCTTGAGAATCAGTAATCATTCCAGCCGTAACACATGCCTCAAGGCCAAGTTCTCTAACACCTCTGACCATCTCAAGCATTGAATCGAATGCGTTTCCATCTTTGATCTCACGCCAAGCCCAACCCATACAAAATCTATCTGCTCCTGCATCTTTAGCCGCTCTTGCTCTCTCAAGAACTGACTCAACTTGGAGTACAGGATTTGGCTGAACCGTTGTTTCGTTGTGTACGGACTGGGGACAGTATGCACAGTCTTCTGAACATCCACCCGTCTTAACACTAAGAAGGGAAGCAAGTTGAACTTTATAACCTGGATTATAAGACCTATGAACTATTTGAGCTCTCCACAACAAATCCATTAATGGCAACTCAAGTATCTCTTTGATTTCCTCTAAAGACCAATCATGTCTAATATCACCCCCTTTAATGGAATTAAAATCTAGATATGATTCATTTTTGAAAGTGAATTTATTAGATTCCTGAATATTAGGATTAATCAGAGTCATAAAAGAGTTTGAATATAAAGAATTTATTTGCTATTTAGTTTTAGCTGATAATCTATAAAAAATCATAGAACTCAAGATAATCAATTATTTTAGTTATACACCTCCAAATCTCCTTCTTCTAGATTGATAGTCAAGTAATGCCTTAGCAAGTGTATCAGAATTAAAATCAGGCCATAATACATCGGTGATGTGAATCTCAGCATAAGCTAATTGCCACAAAAGAAAATTACTTATTCTTTTTTCACCACTAGTTCTAATCAATAAGTCTGGATCGACCTCACTAGCTGTAAATAATTCAGAAGCAAATACATTTTCATCTATCAAAGAAGGATCTAATTCCCCTTTAACCGAACGTTCTGCCAACTTTTGAGCAGCTCGTACTAATTCCCTTCGTCCCCCATAATTAGTACAAACATTAAAATGAATACCCTTATTATCTGAAGTTGATTCAACCGACTCTTTTATTAAGTCCTTTAATGCAATAGGTAATGGGTCAAGATCACCCAAGAAATTAATTTTAACTTCTTCGAGTTTTAAATTAGTCAATTCACGCTTAAGAACACTTTCAAAAAGTGTCATTAAGAAATTTACTTCTTCACTAGGTCTTGACCAATTTTCAGTTGAGAAGGCATAAACAGTTAATGCTCCTATTCCCCAATTACTACATAAATGCAAAGTAGTTTTTAGAGCCTCAACACCAGCTGTATGTCCAATAGTTCTTGGCAAACCCCTTGCTTTTGCCCACCTACCATTTCCATCCATAATTACCGCAATGTGATCAGGCATACGAAGACGATCCAAATCTTTAGGTAATGGGGATACCTTTCTAGAATTATCAGTGCTTATTACAGAAGGGTAAGTCAATTCAAAGACTCCTTGCTGTCATTATTTTTCCCAAGATTAACTCTTGATTGAGCAACTTTAGTCTCAATATTAGAGGAAGTTGTTTTCAATGAAGAATTAATGCTGGTGGACTTAGATCCAGATGCATTTGAAGGATCCAACAATTCTTTCAAAAGGTCAAGTAATCGACTGCTTGTAATTGGTCTTTCGAGTCGTCCTTGACTAGCTAAGGATAAGGTCCCTGATTCTTCTGAAACCACTACACAAATACATCGATCAAATCGTTCAGTTATCCCGAGGGCTGCCAAATGCCTTGTTCCGTATCTACTGATTCCTTGTCTTGAAAGAGGCAAAATAACCCCTGCTGAAATAATTCTATTTCCCTTTACCAAAACAGCTCCATCATGTAGAGGGGTATCAGCTGCAAAAAGATTTAGTAACAATTCAGACGATAGTTGAGCATCAATTGGAACCCCAGGAAATAAGAAATCTTCAGGGCGTAAGTCACTGCCCATATCAACAACAATTAATGCTCCTTTTCTATTTTGTGATAAGCGACCTGCAGCTTCAGTTAATTGAGCAAAAGTATTAGAACTTGCCCTGAATTCTTTTTGAGTATTTCCAAGAATTACAGCCAATCTTCCAGTGCCTAATAATTCCATTAATCTCCTTAATTCTCCTTGCCATAAAATTGCTAAAGATAATGAGCAAGCTAAAACCAAGGCATCAACAAGTTTTGAAGTAATTGGTAAATTTGCAAACCTTTGAACAAACCAAGCTAGTGAAACTAAAAATAGATAACCCCTTAAAAGCCATAATGTCCTTTGTTCTTTAACTCTTGTAAAAAGAAGCACTCCAAGAGAAGAAGCAAACAATACATCTAGGAGAACACGCAAGTTTATAAGCCACCAGAAATTCACTCCTACACCCCAACGTTATTTCAACTTACCTAATATTTGGCAATAAAGCGATCAGGTAATACATCTAATTGCAATAGATCTTCAGGAAGTTCTCGCCTTTGAGTCATCACGGCCGAACCTTTCCAAACCATAATTGTTGCAGGCCTAGGTATTCTGTTGTAGTTGGAACTCATTGAATAGTTGTATGCGCCTGTTCCAAACACGGCAAGAAAATCTCCACTTTCACAAGAAGGCAGAAGAAAATCTTTCAATAAAACATCTCCAGACTCACAATGTTTACCGGCGATGGTAACTTTTTCAAAATTAGTATTTAATGGTTTATCTACTAAACACGCACTATAAAGAGACTGATAAGTTATGGGACGAGGATTATCGCTCATCCCGCCATCAACAGATAAATAAGTTCTAACACCAGGAACAACTTTTTTAGCTCCAATTTTGTAAATAGTGAGTCCCGAATTAGCGACAAGAGATCTGCCAGGTTCACACATCAATCTTGGCAAATCTAAATTTCTTTCCTTACAAGCCTGAACAACAGCATTAGAAATAACTTCAACCCATTTTTCAATAGAGGGAGGATTATCTTCTTGAGCATATTTAATCCCTAGACCGCCTCCTAAATTCAGATCAGTTATTGGATGACCAATTTCCTGAGCAAGCTTTAAAGCATCAGCCATAACACCAGCAAGATCGATATGTGGTTGAACCTCAAAAATTTGAGATCCTATATGTGCATGTAAACCAGTCACATTTGCCCAGTTATATGTTTTTAATTCTTCTAAAACTGACTGAAGATCATCGGGATCAAAACCAAACTTGCTATCTAAATGTCCAGTCCTTATGTATTCATGAGTATGGCATTCTATGCCAGGAGTAAACCTCAACATTAACTTTGCTGGCTTCTTATTAGAGGCAATATTTTTTAGCAGCTCAATATCGTGATGATTATCTAAAACAATCGTCACGTTATTTTTATAGGCAAAATTCAATTCATCATGTGATTTATTATTTCCATGAAAAACAATATTTTCCCCTTTCACACCACCCTTGAAGGCAGTAAGTAATTCACCTTCTGATACTGCATCAAGACCAAAACCCTCAGAAGCAATAACTGCACAAATAGCTAATGAGCTATTTGCTTTTGATGCATATAGAGGCAGTGATTCTCCTGGATAATGTTTTTTTAAAGAAGAAATATAAGTTTTGCATGAAGTCCTAAGTGATAACTCATCAAGAACATAAAGAGGCGTTCCATATGTTTTTGCGAGTTCACTAAGTTGACATCCCCCAACAACTAATTTTTTATTCTCATTAATTTCTGAAGAAACAGGAGCTATATTTCGATTTGGACTATCTATATCCACATTGGGTTCAAAAGCCTTTGATCCGTGCATTGAAAATTTTACTTTAATATTTAGCTAATCTAAAGATCAATCAACCAATTAGTATTCTTTTTAAGAGAAGAGGTATTAATTAATTAATAGTTAGATATGAATCTCACGATAATTCAACTTGGGATAATGCATTTAAATGATTGCGTGGATCTAGACCAAAAAGCATTAAATGGTCTTTGGTCAAAATCTCAATGGGAAAAAGAACTCACTGACCCTAAAAGAATTTGTCTTGGAATAATAGAGTTGGAAACCAAAAAACTTTTAGGACTAAGTGCCGCTTGGTTAGTAATAGACGAATTACAAATAACTTTTATAGCTGTTCATCCTTTGTATCAAAGGAAAGGACTAGGAAAATTTCTCTTGTCAGACTTAATCAAACGTTCAAAATTACTTAAAACAAATTACATTCATTTAGAAGTTAAAGACAATAACGAGTCAGCTAAAGCTTTTTACAAAATCATGGGCTTCAAAACAGTAGGATTCAGATCTAATTTTTATAAAGATGGAAGTGATGCTCTTATTCTCAATAAAGAAATTAACAACAAATCATAAAATCAATAATTAAGTACGGTTTACCGAAATCCAAAAACAAAAAATAGGCGGTTCATTGCATCAATTAATACTTTTAATTATTTTTCAACGAACAATTAATATTTACCCTTTATAAAAAAAAGCCTAACCGTACACATTTCACACTTAACCCTGATAAATTAGGTGAAATAGTTAAAGGCAAAAGCTAAATGTTTGAGAG
The sequence above is drawn from the Prochlorococcus marinus str. MIT 1013 genome and encodes:
- a CDS encoding rhodanese-related sulfurtransferase, which encodes MKTEDSLKKFKYKVAAFYKFITIFDQEILLIKEELTKIATNQEIKGTILLASEGVNGTVCGTENAIVQFIEILEKLLKVSNINVKYSWTEKQAFRRFKARQKKEIVTIGLKQVNPAKSVGKYIKSCEWNEFLEDPDSVVIDTRNEYEIKIGNFAGALNPHTSSFREFPAWVQKHLKPLFKENPSLKIGMYCTGGIRCEKATSYLIDEGFSDVHHLEGGILKYLEDVSPEKSLWEGECFVFDQRVSLDHDLSPGSHTMCHACGLPISPEDLKKPTYIKGLQCEACVNKFTDSDRGRFAERQRQIDEIMERLPENSIWPVS
- the bioB gene encoding biotin synthase BioB, which translates into the protein MTLINPNIQESNKFTFKNESYLDFNSIKGGDIRHDWSLEEIKEILELPLMDLLWRAQIVHRSYNPGYKVQLASLLSVKTGGCSEDCAYCPQSVHNETTVQPNPVLQVESVLERARAAKDAGADRFCMGWAWREIKDGNAFDSMLEMVRGVRELGLEACVTAGMITDSQASRLAEAGLTAYNHNLDTSPEHYSNIISTRTYQDRLETLRRVRMAGITVCCGGIIGMGESVSDRASLLKVLANLDPHPESVPINALVAVEGTPMEDLSSIDPLEMVRMVATARIIMPRSRIRLSAGRQQLGREAQILCLQSGADSIFYGDTLLTTSNPEVEADRKLLADAGIAANFSQE
- the psbP gene encoding photosystem II reaction center PsbP; this encodes MIKFFRTSLKSLLAIALILTLGACSTGGAAGLEPFKSQDGRYGFLFPTGWTRVAVDNGPEVVFHDLINSDETLSLVISKLENEVDLDALGGADAVGERLFGEKNRNNPIQLIDASEREVDERKFYDLEYSIDLEEKSRHEIATVVVDRGYLYTLAASTNEQRWSKMQDTFKRVVSSFTFFI
- a CDS encoding isoprenyl transferase, whose translation is MTYPSVISTDNSRKVSPLPKDLDRLRMPDHIAVIMDGNGRWAKARGLPRTIGHTAGVEALKTTLHLCSNWGIGALTVYAFSTENWSRPSEEVNFLMTLFESVLKRELTNLKLEEVKINFLGDLDPLPIALKDLIKESVESTSDNKGIHFNVCTNYGGRRELVRAAQKLAERSVKGELDPSLIDENVFASELFTASEVDPDLLIRTSGEKRISNFLLWQLAYAEIHITDVLWPDFNSDTLAKALLDYQSRRRRFGGV
- the lipA gene encoding lipoyl synthase, producing MTTTTRKTTKYSRFLPEERLPNWIKPSIGNASQLEKVQKLVKENRLHTICEEGRCPNRGECYAAGTATFLLGGSICTRSCAFCQVEKGKSPEKVNLFEAEKVAKAVQVLSLKYVVLTAVARDDLADHGASLFTTTMEAIRSLNPSVAIEVLTPDFWGGNNKDNNKKQRERLKLVLSADPICFNHNLETVKRLQREVRRGATYEHSLNLLKSAREIDPKIPTKSGIMLGLGEKFHEIIQTLKDLREVDCQYITIGQYLRPSLAHIPVSHYWSPTKFNDFAEIAKRLGFKKVNSGPLVRSSYHANDTLDLVS
- the cdaA gene encoding diadenylate cyclase CdaA, producing the protein MNFWWLINLRVLLDVLFASSLGVLLFTRVKEQRTLWLLRGYLFLVSLAWFVQRFANLPITSKLVDALVLACSLSLAILWQGELRRLMELLGTGRLAVILGNTQKEFRASSNTFAQLTEAAGRLSQNRKGALIVVDMGSDLRPEDFLFPGVPIDAQLSSELLLNLFAADTPLHDGAVLVKGNRIISAGVILPLSRQGISRYGTRHLAALGITERFDRCICVVVSEESGTLSLASQGRLERPITSSRLLDLLKELLDPSNASGSKSTSINSSLKTTSSNIETKVAQSRVNLGKNNDSKESLN
- the lysA gene encoding diaminopimelate decarboxylase: MHGSKAFEPNVDIDSPNRNIAPVSSEINENKKLVVGGCQLSELAKTYGTPLYVLDELSLRTSCKTYISSLKKHYPGESLPLYASKANSSLAICAVIASEGFGLDAVSEGELLTAFKGGVKGENIVFHGNNKSHDELNFAYKNNVTIVLDNHHDIELLKNIASNKKPAKLMLRFTPGIECHTHEYIRTGHLDSKFGFDPDDLQSVLEELKTYNWANVTGLHAHIGSQIFEVQPHIDLAGVMADALKLAQEIGHPITDLNLGGGLGIKYAQEDNPPSIEKWVEVISNAVVQACKERNLDLPRLMCEPGRSLVANSGLTIYKIGAKKVVPGVRTYLSVDGGMSDNPRPITYQSLYSACLVDKPLNTNFEKVTIAGKHCESGDVLLKDFLLPSCESGDFLAVFGTGAYNYSMSSNYNRIPRPATIMVWKGSAVMTQRRELPEDLLQLDVLPDRFIAKY
- the rimI gene encoding ribosomal protein S18-alanine N-acetyltransferase is translated as MNLTIIQLGIMHLNDCVDLDQKALNGLWSKSQWEKELTDPKRICLGIIELETKKLLGLSAAWLVIDELQITFIAVHPLYQRKGLGKFLLSDLIKRSKLLKTNYIHLEVKDNNESAKAFYKIMGFKTVGFRSNFYKDGSDALILNKEINNKS
- the recR gene encoding recombination mediator RecR is translated as MSGFTKPLSKLIDQFEQLPGIGPRTAQRLALHILRQPEDKIRLFSEALVNAKSQVGQCKKCFHLTAGELCEICLNKERNQDLICVVSESRDLLALERTREYKGIYHVIGGLISPMDGIAPEMLEISSLIRRVDKENIKEVILALTPSIEGDTTSLYVGRLLKPFTKVTRIAYGLPVGSELEYADEVTLSRALEGRRDLD